A genomic window from Alkalihalobacillus sp. AL-G includes:
- a CDS encoding tartrate dehydrogenase, with amino-acid sequence MQSFSIAVIPGDGIGPEVVSEALKVLKAIEKVNDGVKFTFDSYDWNCEYYLNHGRMMPADGLNVLKDYDSILFGAVGSPEVPDHVSVWELILPIRRHFQQYVNLRPIKLLRGLESPLRNKSYEDIDFVVVRENTEGEYSNSGGKLHEGTPHELAIQNSIFTRYGTERILKYAYSIAERSSRKHLSVATKSNAINYAMPFWDEMTREIGKGYPNVETNLYHIDALAAFFVSKPEHFDVVVGSNLFGDILTDLGAAVAGGLGLAPSGNINPERVYPSMFEPIHGSAPDIAGKGIANPIAQTWSVSLMLEHLDLPDLSAIILDAIESVLIEGKVRTPDLGGTSSTVEMGNEIVSKILEVQYTT; translated from the coding sequence ATGCAGAGTTTTTCGATTGCTGTAATACCAGGTGATGGAATCGGACCCGAAGTTGTAAGTGAAGCTTTAAAGGTTTTAAAAGCAATAGAAAAAGTGAACGACGGAGTGAAATTCACATTTGATTCCTATGACTGGAATTGTGAATATTATTTAAACCATGGCCGCATGATGCCAGCGGATGGGCTAAATGTCCTAAAAGATTATGATTCTATCCTTTTCGGAGCGGTAGGTTCTCCTGAGGTCCCTGACCATGTTTCAGTTTGGGAGCTAATCCTTCCAATTAGAAGGCACTTCCAACAATATGTGAATTTGCGTCCTATCAAACTATTACGTGGATTGGAAAGCCCATTACGTAACAAGTCATATGAAGACATTGATTTTGTAGTCGTACGCGAGAATACCGAAGGGGAGTATTCAAATAGCGGAGGGAAGCTTCACGAGGGGACACCACATGAACTTGCTATTCAAAATAGCATTTTTACGAGGTATGGAACAGAGAGGATTTTAAAATATGCTTATTCCATTGCCGAAAGAAGTTCAAGGAAGCACTTGTCCGTAGCAACCAAATCAAATGCCATTAATTATGCAATGCCTTTTTGGGATGAAATGACAAGGGAAATAGGAAAAGGTTATCCGAATGTTGAGACCAACCTTTACCACATTGATGCGCTTGCAGCATTCTTTGTCTCCAAACCCGAACACTTTGATGTAGTTGTAGGCAGTAATTTGTTTGGAGATATCTTAACCGATTTGGGCGCCGCTGTTGCCGGGGGATTAGGTTTGGCACCATCGGGTAATATCAATCCAGAAAGAGTGTACCCATCGATGTTCGAACCGATACATGGATCAGCTCCTGATATCGCGGGGAAAGGAATTGCGAATCCGATTGCTCAAACTTGGAGTGTTAGTCTCATGTTGGAGCATTTGGATTTGCCTGATCTTAGTGCAATTATTCTTGATGCAATTGAAAGTGTATTGATTGAAGGAAAAGTCAGGACACCAGATCTCGGTGGAACGTCGAGCACAGTGGAGATGGGTAATGAAATAGTCTCAAAGATATTGGAAGTACAATACACAACATAA
- a CDS encoding aldehyde dehydrogenase family protein produces MTDKFHLYIGGEQVSTKEYLPVFNKYTGAKIAEISKAEKNHIDDAVTLAEKTFKQNKLTAFERYKILLKASALVEQRREVLESSLIREVGKTRKDARGELDRTINTLRISGEEAKRIAGEMIPLQASEGSENRLGFTIRVPKGVIGAITPFNYPLLLSTHKIAPAIAAGNTVVVKPATTTPIATFLLVEILEEAGLPKGHINIVTGAGSEVGEWLLDDQRIKMYTFTGSGEVGLHIKERSGMRPVALELGNNSPNIIHHDADIDLAAKLTAERSFHNAGQACISVQRLYIHEEVFSDFKEKYLSYVNQLNVGNPEDPNTDIGPMISEKEAARAEQWAKEAISEGAVELTPIKREGSLLYPIVLTEVKHEMKVVCQEIFAPVVTLIPYKTMEEVLDNSNDTDYGLQAGIFTNNLNVAIQAMKTLEFGGVIVNDVSTYRNDVMPYGGVKNSGLGKEGPRYTIEEMTDERMIVFNI; encoded by the coding sequence ATGACCGATAAATTCCATTTATATATAGGCGGAGAACAAGTTTCGACCAAAGAGTACCTTCCGGTATTCAACAAATATACCGGTGCGAAAATAGCTGAAATTTCAAAAGCTGAAAAAAACCATATTGATGATGCGGTCACTTTGGCAGAGAAAACTTTTAAGCAAAATAAGTTAACAGCATTTGAAAGATACAAAATATTACTTAAAGCCTCTGCATTAGTAGAACAACGCAGAGAAGTTCTTGAGTCGTCATTGATAAGAGAAGTTGGAAAAACAAGAAAAGACGCTCGAGGAGAACTGGACCGAACAATTAACACACTTAGGATATCTGGAGAAGAAGCAAAAAGAATAGCAGGAGAAATGATTCCTCTTCAAGCGTCAGAAGGATCGGAAAACCGCCTCGGGTTCACGATCCGTGTACCAAAAGGTGTGATAGGTGCAATTACACCATTTAATTACCCACTACTTTTAAGCACACATAAAATTGCACCAGCTATAGCTGCTGGGAATACGGTCGTAGTCAAACCTGCAACAACAACACCAATAGCCACATTTCTCTTAGTTGAGATTCTTGAAGAAGCGGGGTTACCGAAAGGACACATTAACATTGTAACAGGCGCTGGTAGTGAAGTTGGTGAATGGCTTTTAGATGACCAGCGAATTAAGATGTATACGTTTACTGGATCAGGTGAAGTCGGCCTGCATATCAAAGAGAGAAGTGGGATGCGGCCTGTAGCACTTGAACTAGGTAATAATTCACCAAATATTATTCACCATGATGCCGATATAGATTTAGCCGCAAAACTTACCGCTGAGAGAAGTTTTCACAATGCAGGACAAGCTTGTATTTCAGTACAACGCCTATACATTCATGAGGAGGTGTTTTCTGACTTTAAAGAAAAGTACCTTTCGTATGTGAATCAATTAAATGTAGGAAATCCGGAAGATCCAAATACCGATATTGGTCCGATGATTAGTGAAAAGGAAGCTGCTCGTGCCGAACAATGGGCAAAGGAAGCTATTTCAGAAGGCGCTGTGGAGTTGACGCCGATAAAACGGGAAGGTTCCTTGCTGTATCCTATTGTTTTGACTGAAGTAAAACATGAGATGAAAGTGGTTTGCCAAGAAATTTTTGCTCCTGTTGTTACATTGATACCTTATAAGACCATGGAAGAAGTTTTGGACAATTCTAATGACACCGATTACGGGCTTCAGGCCGGGATATTTACGAATAACTTGAATGTTGCAATTCAGGCTATGAAAACATTGGAGTTTGGTGGAGTAATCGTTAATGATGTTTCCACTTATCGAAATGATGTCATGCCATATGGTGGTGTAAAGAACAGCGGTTTAGGAAAAGAAGGACCCCGTTATACGATAGAGGAAATGACTGATGAAAGAATGATCGTATTCAATATTTAA
- the dctP gene encoding TRAP transporter substrate-binding protein DctP, protein MFRRYSIILMAIILVLTLMAGCKPVAVTQDGASSKTFTWQLATAWPESMFLQEIPQKWAEDIEAASGGRLKIEVHAAGELVGGGEVMDAANMGSIDAYHAATNMWIGKMPAAPFFTTIPMLMDDSLRLGWIYEGGGLELWQKMYDEQNLNIQVIPLGFTGPETLAWSNKKMESLEDWEGVKYRTAGWWGEILRNSGVSVTTTPAGEVYSNLDRGVIDAAEFATPNIDRDLGFDEVAKYYTGPGMHQPTTMYYLGVNKDAWNKLPDDLKEIVMVSARSTTLWSYTRDQHESMEANEYFLEKGVTPVKVDEETQQTLQEETVKYLDSQAEELGGTFKETWESIKDYRERYMKFKDLMVPETE, encoded by the coding sequence ATGTTTAGACGCTATTCAATTATACTTATGGCAATTATTTTAGTACTTACATTAATGGCAGGTTGTAAGCCTGTTGCAGTGACACAAGATGGAGCGTCAAGTAAGACGTTTACTTGGCAACTTGCGACAGCTTGGCCGGAATCAATGTTTTTACAAGAAATTCCTCAAAAATGGGCTGAAGATATCGAGGCTGCATCTGGAGGAAGGTTGAAGATTGAGGTTCACGCTGCGGGTGAATTAGTCGGTGGTGGAGAAGTCATGGATGCGGCAAATATGGGATCAATAGATGCATATCATGCTGCTACAAATATGTGGATCGGAAAAATGCCGGCGGCTCCTTTTTTTACGACGATCCCGATGTTAATGGATGATAGCCTTAGACTTGGCTGGATTTACGAAGGTGGCGGCTTGGAACTGTGGCAAAAAATGTATGACGAACAAAATCTGAATATTCAAGTAATACCTTTAGGATTTACAGGTCCTGAAACGTTGGCTTGGTCGAATAAAAAGATGGAAAGCCTCGAGGATTGGGAAGGTGTGAAATATCGAACGGCAGGTTGGTGGGGAGAAATTCTAAGAAATAGTGGAGTATCAGTTACAACAACTCCGGCTGGAGAAGTATACTCCAACTTAGATAGAGGAGTAATTGATGCAGCAGAATTTGCTACACCGAATATTGACCGTGATCTTGGGTTCGATGAAGTCGCGAAGTATTACACAGGACCTGGTATGCACCAACCGACTACGATGTACTATTTAGGTGTCAACAAAGACGCTTGGAATAAATTGCCTGACGATCTTAAAGAGATTGTCATGGTTTCCGCAAGGTCAACAACACTTTGGAGCTATACACGTGATCAGCATGAGAGCATGGAAGCCAATGAGTACTTTTTAGAAAAAGGTGTGACACCAGTAAAGGTAGATGAAGAGACACAACAAACATTACAGGAAGAAACGGTTAAGTATTTAGATTCCCAAGCAGAAGAATTAGGCGGAACATTCAAAGAGACCTGGGAATCTATCAAAGATTACAGAGAGCGTTATATGAAATTTAAAGATCTGATGGTTCCAGAAACAGAATGA
- a CDS encoding TRAP transporter small permease subunit, whose translation MRYFNKVCAGIDWFNEKAAKVSAWAIVVLILTIVYEVISRYMFNSPTIWSYEMSYFLSSFLIMMAMAYTLQTKNHVNIDIIYNKLSRKMQLILSIIFTLLFFFPMWFLIVKQMIPNTIKSFTIGERSSYGSWLPLIWPFKAWILLGLIMLLLQGFIEFLRDIIRLFKGDDKV comes from the coding sequence ATGAGATATTTCAATAAAGTATGTGCTGGAATTGATTGGTTTAATGAAAAAGCAGCGAAAGTATCCGCTTGGGCCATCGTGGTTTTAATCCTAACTATCGTTTATGAAGTAATTTCGCGATACATGTTTAACTCTCCAACAATATGGAGTTACGAAATGTCTTATTTCCTTTCAAGCTTTTTAATCATGATGGCAATGGCATACACGTTACAAACAAAAAATCACGTAAATATAGATATTATCTATAACAAGTTGTCTAGAAAGATGCAATTAATCCTATCTATTATCTTTACATTACTTTTCTTTTTCCCGATGTGGTTTTTAATCGTCAAGCAGATGATCCCGAATACTATAAAATCTTTTACTATAGGGGAAAGAAGTTCATATGGAAGCTGGCTTCCTTTAATATGGCCATTTAAAGCGTGGATTCTATTGGGTCTGATCATGCTTCTACTTCAAGGATTCATAGAGTTTTTACGAGACATTATTCGATTGTTTAAGGGAGATGATAAGGTATGA
- a CDS encoding TRAP transporter large permease subunit codes for MSIILMNPYVITALMVLCMVFFLVMGYPVAFVLGGLATIFGLIFIGPSVISFSMFEIYGTFSEYLLVAVPLFVFMGVIIEKSGLAARLYDAMHVILGRLPGGLAVTTVITSTIFAAATGVVNASVVTMGVLALPAMLKHKYNIPLATGSITAGGTLGVLIPPSVIILIYGPVAGISVGKLFMAAIFPGILLSLLYVIYVIIHCSIKPEHGPPLPKSEVNIPLSKKLYLLATSVLPVGLLMLAVLGTIFFGIASPTEAAGIGALAALLLAAAYKKLSFKNLKESVYRATTVSAMTFMILIGAGIFTIVFIRLGGNQVVENMLLSLPFPAWGILLAMLVIIFLMGMFLDEIAIIMIAIPIISPIADGLGYDPLWFALLVMVTMQTGFLSPPFALSIFYLKGVAPPEVTTSHIYKGVIPFIGLQILAIILLILFPELITWLPNLMIE; via the coding sequence ATGAGTATTATACTCATGAATCCCTACGTTATTACGGCATTAATGGTACTTTGCATGGTGTTTTTCCTTGTGATGGGATATCCTGTTGCATTCGTTCTTGGCGGATTAGCCACTATTTTCGGATTGATATTCATCGGTCCATCTGTAATCAGTTTTTCCATGTTTGAAATTTACGGAACTTTTAGTGAGTATTTATTGGTTGCCGTCCCTTTATTTGTATTTATGGGAGTAATCATTGAAAAATCTGGACTAGCCGCCAGATTATATGATGCGATGCATGTGATTCTAGGCAGATTACCTGGGGGCTTGGCGGTTACGACGGTAATCACGTCAACTATTTTCGCAGCTGCCACAGGGGTCGTTAATGCATCAGTAGTTACGATGGGGGTATTGGCATTACCTGCCATGTTAAAGCATAAATACAATATACCGCTTGCTACTGGTTCTATAACGGCGGGAGGAACATTGGGAGTACTCATACCTCCAAGCGTCATCATTTTGATCTATGGCCCTGTAGCTGGAATTTCTGTAGGGAAATTATTTATGGCGGCCATTTTCCCAGGAATATTATTGTCTCTGTTATATGTGATCTATGTTATCATCCATTGCTCTATCAAACCTGAACATGGCCCACCACTTCCAAAGTCTGAGGTCAATATACCATTATCTAAAAAACTCTATTTGTTAGCTACATCGGTATTGCCAGTCGGTTTGTTGATGCTTGCAGTGCTAGGTACGATATTCTTTGGAATTGCTTCCCCTACAGAAGCAGCAGGGATCGGAGCATTAGCTGCTTTGCTATTAGCTGCCGCCTATAAAAAGCTTTCTTTTAAAAATTTAAAGGAATCGGTATATCGTGCTACTACAGTATCCGCAATGACATTTATGATTTTAATAGGTGCTGGAATCTTTACGATTGTTTTTATTAGATTAGGCGGAAATCAGGTTGTTGAAAATATGTTGTTAAGTTTGCCATTTCCTGCTTGGGGTATTCTTTTGGCAATGCTTGTTATCATTTTTCTTATGGGTATGTTCCTTGACGAAATTGCAATTATTATGATCGCAATTCCGATTATTTCTCCAATTGCAGATGGATTAGGATATGATCCACTTTGGTTTGCTTTACTGGTAATGGTTACGATGCAGACTGGCTTTTTGAGTCCGCCATTCGCCTTATCAATCTTTTATTTAAAAGGGGTAGCTCCACCAGAAGTTACAACTTCCCATATTTACAAAGGTGTTATTCCATTTATTGGTCTGCAAATTTTGGCCATTATTTTACTAATCCTATTCCCTGAATTGATTACATGGTTACCGAACCTAATGATTGAATAA
- a CDS encoding SDR family oxidoreductase, whose product MENLLSNKTAIVSGAASGMGKSIAQTFVKYGANVTLTDLNREGLESASASCNPDQIKLVKANVSKDEDFASLIGETIETFNGLDIIVNCAGVPQSFTPIEELSEEQWDRIMDVNLKSIYLSAKHAVPFMKNNQKGTIINIASIAGVRARPGLNAYCASKGAALMLTKSLALELAPHKIRVNAINPGPTETPMINQFLPGNEADIDGAKKKIFVDSVPLGSLIQPEDIAYAALYLASDQAKSVTGEILNVDGGRGV is encoded by the coding sequence ATGGAAAATTTATTATCAAATAAAACTGCCATCGTATCGGGGGCAGCTTCGGGTATGGGTAAATCCATTGCACAAACCTTTGTAAAATACGGTGCCAATGTCACGCTTACAGATTTAAATCGGGAAGGATTGGAAAGTGCTTCTGCCTCTTGTAATCCGGATCAGATTAAACTGGTCAAAGCTAATGTTTCAAAAGACGAAGATTTTGCTTCATTGATAGGAGAAACGATAGAAACATTCAATGGATTAGATATTATCGTAAATTGTGCCGGAGTCCCACAGTCTTTTACGCCAATTGAGGAGTTAAGCGAAGAACAATGGGACCGTATTATGGATGTAAATCTAAAATCCATTTATTTATCGGCAAAGCATGCAGTACCTTTTATGAAAAATAATCAGAAAGGTACCATTATAAATATCGCCTCAATAGCTGGTGTTCGAGCACGACCGGGATTGAATGCCTATTGTGCTTCAAAAGGTGCTGCCCTTATGTTGACTAAGTCTTTAGCATTAGAGCTTGCCCCGCATAAAATTCGAGTGAATGCTATTAATCCTGGCCCAACCGAAACACCAATGATTAATCAGTTTTTACCTGGAAATGAAGCAGATATCGATGGGGCGAAAAAGAAAATATTTGTTGATAGTGTCCCTCTAGGGTCATTGATTCAACCTGAAGATATCGCATATGCAGCACTCTATCTTGCGTCTGATCAGGCTAAATCGGTTACTGGTGAAATATTGAATGTGGATGGTGGAAGAGGAGTGTAA
- a CDS encoding ketopantoate reductase family protein has protein sequence MKTLIVGAGAMGCLFGGKLKQSNFDVTLFNRKNDHMKTIEAEGLRIIERDGTTSNVDIPVVTDPKNLAERYDLIIILVKTFATEKVLNQILHTMDEESIILTLQNGVGNIERLEQMVPNSLVGAGGAGCGAGIIEPGLIAHRAWGKTFIGFSSKKTESNGLQKIADMLTKSGLKTYVSDDVQSVIWSKLLVNVAYNGLTAVTRLKNADVVLPVEGKEVVRKLVEEAVSVADAKGINLLFQQPVRECIEMGIEEIGKNKSSMLTDVINERKTEIDVINGAVTKYGASHSIPTPYNEMMTSLVKIIESSYSKIVTST, from the coding sequence TTGAAAACCTTAATAGTTGGTGCTGGAGCGATGGGCTGTCTGTTTGGAGGGAAATTAAAGCAATCTAACTTTGATGTAACCCTTTTTAATAGGAAAAATGATCATATGAAGACGATTGAAGCAGAAGGTTTACGCATTATTGAGAGAGATGGAACGACTTCAAATGTGGATATTCCTGTCGTGACCGATCCTAAAAATCTTGCTGAAAGATATGATTTGATTATTATTTTAGTTAAGACTTTTGCGACCGAAAAGGTTTTAAATCAGATATTGCATACGATGGATGAGGAATCCATAATCCTAACACTTCAAAATGGAGTTGGAAATATTGAACGGTTAGAACAAATGGTTCCGAATAGTCTTGTGGGAGCAGGGGGTGCAGGATGTGGTGCAGGGATTATTGAGCCTGGTCTTATCGCCCACCGTGCTTGGGGGAAAACTTTCATCGGCTTTTCTAGCAAAAAAACGGAGTCAAATGGTCTTCAAAAGATTGCTGATATGTTGACAAAAAGTGGTTTAAAAACATATGTTTCGGATGACGTACAATCAGTAATTTGGAGTAAATTATTGGTGAATGTGGCTTACAATGGCTTAACTGCAGTAACTAGATTGAAAAACGCAGATGTTGTCCTTCCTGTGGAGGGTAAAGAAGTAGTAAGAAAATTAGTTGAGGAAGCAGTGAGTGTAGCTGATGCCAAAGGGATTAATCTATTATTCCAACAGCCTGTAAGAGAATGTATTGAGATGGGAATCGAAGAAATTGGTAAAAATAAATCGTCAATGCTAACGGATGTCATAAATGAACGTAAAACCGAAATAGATGTAATCAATGGTGCTGTTACCAAGTACGGTGCATCCCACTCTATTCCAACCCCATACAATGAAATGATGACTAGTTTAGTGAAAATAATTGAAAGCAGTTATTCCAAAATCGTGACGAGTACATAA
- a CDS encoding alpha-hydroxy-acid oxidizing protein, whose product MKIEEQNIDALYHQEESGSGNRLPASIREWKQKAENILQKEAFEYIARGSGEEATLRSNRKAFNNWQISHRVLRNVSNRELSISLFGKRISSPLLLAPIGVQTIAHPEGELASARAAADMDIPFITSTAATYSMEEIANEMGDSPRWFQLYNSNNDRVTESMVKRAEACGYSAIVVTVDTPVLGHREFDLQNSYSPLKEGKGNGNYISDPAFCEMLEKSPRKDMKAAIQKQMELFENPSLTWEDIEKIRKYSKLPILLKGIVDPEDAKIALNYVDGLIVSNHGGRQLDHGIASLDALEKICQVIQGEIPVLFDSGIRRGTDVLKAIALGASAVLLGRPFMYGLATGGEAGVKRVIQQIQKELDVSMALSGVRSINEIDSSLLVRQR is encoded by the coding sequence GTGAAAATCGAGGAACAAAATATAGATGCATTGTATCATCAAGAAGAATCAGGCTCAGGGAATAGACTGCCCGCTTCAATAAGGGAATGGAAACAAAAGGCTGAAAATATTTTACAAAAAGAAGCCTTTGAGTATATTGCTAGAGGATCTGGTGAAGAAGCTACATTGAGGTCGAACAGGAAAGCGTTCAATAATTGGCAGATCTCACATCGAGTCCTCCGTAACGTTTCCAACAGAGAATTGTCAATTTCACTATTTGGTAAAAGAATCAGTTCTCCACTTCTACTTGCACCAATCGGGGTTCAGACAATTGCTCACCCTGAAGGAGAGCTGGCATCGGCTAGAGCAGCGGCCGATATGGATATCCCGTTTATTACAAGTACAGCTGCAACATATTCTATGGAGGAAATTGCAAATGAGATGGGAGACAGTCCTCGATGGTTCCAGCTCTACAATTCAAATAATGATCGTGTAACAGAAAGTATGGTTAAACGGGCAGAGGCTTGTGGCTATTCTGCGATTGTAGTTACCGTCGACACACCTGTACTTGGCCATAGGGAATTTGATCTCCAAAATAGTTATTCTCCATTAAAAGAAGGTAAAGGAAATGGCAACTACATATCGGATCCAGCCTTTTGTGAGATGTTAGAGAAATCCCCACGAAAAGACATGAAGGCGGCAATTCAAAAACAAATGGAATTGTTTGAGAATCCATCACTCACTTGGGAAGATATTGAGAAAATCCGTAAGTATAGCAAACTCCCGATTTTATTAAAAGGCATTGTCGATCCGGAAGATGCAAAGATAGCCTTAAACTATGTGGACGGATTGATTGTCTCTAATCATGGAGGTCGACAATTAGATCATGGAATTGCCTCATTGGATGCCTTAGAGAAAATATGTCAAGTCATCCAGGGTGAAATCCCCGTGTTATTCGATAGTGGAATCCGTAGGGGAACGGATGTCCTAAAAGCAATAGCACTCGGTGCTTCGGCTGTCCTTCTCGGAAGACCATTTATGTATGGTTTGGCTACCGGGGGAGAGGCTGGTGTCAAAAGAGTAATTCAGCAAATTCAAAAAGAGCTTGATGTGTCAATGGCACTTTCTGGTGTCCGTTCAATTAATGAAATAGACTCATCCTTACTTGTTCGTCAAAGATAA
- a CDS encoding BglG family transcription antiterminator: MVLDKRRAHLLSIIQKSTTPVPTKDLVEKMRVSQRTIYYDLDQINSWLIDQRLEPIESIHGKGVYLPDKSRSKIAVHNTEGFDDWHYQLSKQERELLIKAKILLEEQEASIDSFMELTSMSRGTVAKAIKAIKRDFKQHHLDLLYTKGIGYHLSGSEESKRKMLSEVLSTIYSHKEWQNVRNEIHRMLQPEADVSLQDSDQRSTVKDLLYEAEKELGLTLTDEMVEVLSIQLLIIMRRIRLKNFVRVNTEEKEVLQRTDAYHASLLITEKFKELWGFDFPEDEICFITMNLLGSKVQHDDFSRYTEKELKGLRQVVHRMISDFQTYSCVIFDDRKGLEENLISHIKPTYYRLKYGVQIANELSESIKETYQDIYHLTKRVMLHLEYYVGQPIPDEEIAYITLHFGGWLTKEKKQVETKFKAIIVCENGIGTSNMLKTQLENLIAGLDVTATLSMREFRTNKYDADVIFSTNFIKPKSIPVIHVPAILSTIEKEHVIQNMNELFDADHASKNLTDHVLDIVERHATVHEKDDLKRELTQLLESKSPRTKELRKPMLNELLTKQTIQFKDKVSNWEEAIHVAAQPLINQDSIRSDYVEAMIENVKDLGPYIVIAPRIAIPHARPEKGVERLGMSLLRLKEPVYFSEKEKHRAQLIIVLAAIDNQTHLKALAQLTEVLSNEENIDRLIRANDSVSVLQVIDQSVKA; the protein is encoded by the coding sequence ATGGTATTGGATAAAAGGCGTGCACACTTATTATCCATCATTCAAAAATCTACTACCCCGGTTCCAACAAAGGATCTAGTCGAAAAGATGAGGGTGTCTCAACGCACAATCTATTATGACTTAGATCAGATCAATAGTTGGTTGATCGATCAACGGCTGGAACCGATTGAAAGCATCCATGGTAAAGGTGTTTATTTACCGGATAAGTCTAGGAGTAAGATAGCAGTTCACAATACAGAAGGTTTTGATGATTGGCACTATCAATTATCCAAACAAGAGCGTGAATTACTCATCAAAGCGAAGATTTTACTTGAAGAGCAAGAGGCGTCAATAGATAGTTTCATGGAATTGACGAGTATGAGTCGAGGAACCGTCGCTAAAGCAATCAAGGCTATTAAACGAGACTTTAAGCAACACCATTTGGATTTGCTTTATACAAAAGGAATAGGTTATCACTTGTCTGGCTCTGAAGAATCTAAGAGGAAGATGCTTTCAGAAGTCCTGTCAACAATTTATTCTCATAAGGAATGGCAAAACGTCCGGAACGAAATTCATAGGATGCTCCAACCCGAAGCAGACGTGTCGTTACAGGATTCTGATCAGAGAAGTACTGTAAAAGATCTGCTTTATGAAGCAGAAAAAGAATTGGGACTGACTCTTACCGATGAAATGGTAGAGGTCCTTTCCATTCAACTCTTGATCATCATGAGGCGGATTCGTTTAAAGAATTTCGTACGTGTAAATACAGAGGAGAAGGAAGTGCTTCAACGTACTGACGCCTACCATGCTTCCTTGCTTATAACAGAAAAGTTTAAGGAATTATGGGGATTTGATTTTCCAGAGGATGAGATTTGCTTCATTACAATGAATCTCCTTGGGTCAAAAGTGCAACATGATGATTTCAGTCGATATACAGAAAAGGAACTGAAGGGGCTTAGGCAAGTCGTTCATCGTATGATTTCTGACTTCCAAACGTATTCCTGTGTCATTTTTGACGATCGGAAGGGGCTTGAAGAGAACCTTATCTCTCATATTAAGCCGACTTATTACCGCCTGAAATATGGTGTGCAAATTGCGAACGAATTATCAGAAAGCATCAAAGAAACTTATCAAGACATCTATCATTTGACCAAACGTGTGATGTTGCACTTAGAGTACTATGTAGGCCAGCCGATTCCAGATGAAGAAATCGCGTACATTACTTTACACTTTGGGGGTTGGCTTACAAAAGAAAAGAAGCAAGTGGAAACGAAATTCAAAGCAATCATCGTCTGTGAAAATGGAATCGGTACTTCTAACATGCTCAAGACACAATTGGAAAATTTGATTGCAGGGCTCGATGTCACCGCTACCCTTTCAATGCGGGAGTTCCGCACAAATAAGTATGATGCAGATGTCATTTTTTCAACCAACTTCATCAAACCGAAAAGCATTCCAGTCATACATGTACCGGCAATTTTATCAACGATTGAAAAAGAACACGTCATACAGAACATGAATGAACTCTTTGATGCGGATCATGCATCAAAGAACCTGACAGATCACGTGTTAGATATCGTAGAACGACACGCCACCGTACATGAAAAAGACGATCTAAAGAGAGAATTGACTCAGTTATTAGAGTCAAAGTCACCACGGACAAAGGAGCTAAGGAAACCAATGCTCAACGAACTACTGACAAAACAAACCATACAATTCAAAGACAAGGTGTCCAATTGGGAAGAGGCGATCCATGTCGCTGCCCAACCTTTGATCAATCAAGATTCCATCCGTTCGGACTATGTGGAAGCGATGATTGAAAATGTAAAGGATCTAGGACCTTATATCGTGATCGCTCCACGCATTGCAATACCCCATGCCCGTCCAGAAAAGGGTGTGGAACGGTTAGGGATGAGCTTGTTGCGATTGAAGGAGCCTGTTTATTTTTCCGAAAAGGAAAAACACCGAGCGCAATTGATTATCGTATTAGCTGCAATAGACAACCAAACACATCTTAAAGCGCTGGCACAGTTGACAGAGGTTTTATCAAATGAAGAGAATATCGATCGTTTAATCAGAGCCAATGATAGCGTAAGTGTACTTCAAGTGATTGATCAATCTGTAAAAGCTTAA
- a CDS encoding PTS sugar transporter subunit IIB: MKKVLVVCGNGLGSSMIVEMNVKAALKEMGKEADVSHTDLSTAKTEQADLFLGSEDIIESLEDGKKNVVKLKNLMDKNELRAALENNL, from the coding sequence ATGAAAAAAGTATTAGTCGTTTGTGGAAATGGTTTAGGAAGCAGCATGATCGTAGAAATGAATGTTAAGGCTGCCCTGAAGGAAATGGGTAAAGAGGCTGACGTATCTCATACTGACCTTTCAACAGCTAAGACTGAACAAGCTGATTTATTTTTAGGGTCAGAGGACATTATTGAGAGTTTAGAAGATGGAAAGAAAAATGTTGTCAAGCTTAAGAACCTGATGGATAAAAACGAGCTTCGTGCAGCACTAGAAAATAATTTGTAA